The window GAACATAGTGTTAGACCTCTTCCGAGTCTTCAAATTGTAGCATCATATAATATTACAGTTATTGACACTATCTATTGTCGATTTTGTCAGATTGGATGGATCTATGGATCTATTACAGAAGATATTTTGACAGGGTTCAAGATGCATTGCCGTGGTTGGAGATCAATTTACTGTATGCCTTTAAGGCCCGCGTTTAAAGGGTCTGCACCCATCAACTTGTCTGATAGACTGCACCAGGTCCTCCGGTGGGCTCTTGGATCAGTGGAAATATTCTTTAGTAGACATTGTCCTCTCTGGTATGGGTTTGGAGGAGGCCGCCTGAAGTGGCTTCAGAGATTTGCGTATATTAATACCATCGTCTACCCTTTTACTTCCCTCCCACTTGTTGCCTATTGCACATTGCCTGCTATCTGTCTGCTCACCGGAAAATTCATTATACCAACTGTAAGTTTCCTTTCTCACATCGTCCTACATAGTAAATTGCATATGCATGCATTGCTTTTCGTGAATTTGTGCTTGTATTCCATAAGAATGTTCAGTCTGTTTTGAAAATCATGAGTTAGTCTAGTGTTTTTGTACCTTTCATAGGGAATTCTCCGTTCTATTCGACTTTTGAATTTCAATATTAGCGAACACAATAAATTGACTTGTATGTCTCTTGTCCTTGCAATTTGCAGCTATCAAACTTGGCAAGCATACTCTTCCTAGGCCTCTTCATGTCCATCATACTTGTCAGTATCTTAGAACTTCGATGGAGTGGAGTAGGCATTGAGGATCTATGGAGAAACGAGCAGTTTTGGATTATCGGAGGAGTCTCTGCTCACTTGTTTGCCGTATTCCAAGGGCTCCTCAAGATGCTCGCAGGGTTCGACACAAACTTTACCGTCACAGCCAAAGCAGCTGATGATACTGAATTCGGAGATCTCTATGTTTTCAAATGGACTACCCTTCTTATTCCTCCCACCACCCTTATCATAATCAACATTGTCGGAGTGGTAGCTGGATTTTCCGATGCCTTGAACAGCGGCTATGATTCATGGGGCCCACTGTTCGGAAAAGTTTTCTTTGCCTTTTGGGTGATCCTTCATTTATACCCCTTCCTTAAAGGTCTCATGGGAAGACAAAACAGGACTCCTACTATTGTGGTGCTCTGGTCAGTGTTATTGGCCTCAGTTTTCTCCCTTGTTTGGGTCAAAATCGACCCGTTTGTGAGCAAAGTGGACAGTAAGACCATTGCTCAGAGCTGCATTTCCATTGATTGTTGAGTGCCAACCAaaatcatatacatatatttttgtgAACAGATAGGCTAATAGTAATACCCCACCCTCTTTTTGTTGTATTGTATCCACTTATGAACTGAACATAAGTTCTTGGAGTAAATTTGAAGCAAATTCTAGTAATGGAATTAGGTGGGTGTCTTTTTAATTGTTTAGGAAGCTATTCATTAGATCTTGTTTGGCATTTAAGCCAAAGAAAACAATGTAATATCTTATGATACATACTTTTGtaatttgttcatgattttctCTAATGAAGGAGAATTACAAGCAGATCATTTTCTTCTGCCTTTTTGATACAAGCAAACTTGTCCAATTTCATGTAGCTGAAAATCATTTTATTCAAACTCATCATGCATGAAGTTTAACACTTACATTGTTATaaactaacttttttttttttaacttaatcATGTATATATCAATCttagaatatataaaattttgtcTAAACTAAACTGGAAACTTAAATAATGGGATTAAGTCGGAGTTAGAATCGGATGTTGGATCGAATTGTAGTCGGGGTTGGGTTCGAGTCAGATTATCGGATTTTTTGAAATTCGACTCTAGTCTGACTCAGATTTTGAGTTGGATTATACAAGCAGACTCATAACTGGATTTTTTTCTCTGACTCGAATCAATGTTTTTTCTCAGGTCGAAACAGATTAGGGTTGAAGTCTGAATAAACTATTTAAGCTTATACTATAACTAGATAACTTTTCTTAAGCTGCTATTTTTCCAGAATTAAATGGGATTGGATAACCTAAAATACACCTCTAACACAATATTATACACAAACTTACTCAGCATATAAAAAGTTTGTAAGATAAACTTATTTTCGAAAGGGACAATGTTTTAGAAACTTCCAGAGTATGCTATTCTTTTGAAGAACCATTTTGCAAGAgaattttggttgattttttgttCTATTACATGCCAATGTTTGCCAACTCTTTGCTCCTTTTGTTTGCTAACTCTTTACTCCTTTTATACTGCACTTTGGACGTCTCCATCTAATCGTACACTCATTTATTAAACTGATCATTCCAAGAAACACAACAAATCGCAAGAAAGATTGCTAAGTAGTGTAGGGGTCGACCAGGCGTCAGATAGGCGCTAACTCAGTGCATATTCAATGTGTGTGAATTTCATTGTGGGAGCCAACTTGGTACCACTCATTAATTTTTATGGCTCGTACATCAAGTCATTGATGGATTAGTGCATTACCGACAATTctaaacatttaatttttaaactatGTTTCAACATGttttaaagtaattatatttcAGCGATTTATGACTTAAAcatgttaaaacttaaaaaacttatttaatactcaaaattttaacatttttattataaCTAATGAGACACAAACCATAATTACTAACCAAGTAATTAATTGTTTGAATAtcattgaagaagaacaagttAATATGAACTATCAAGTAAGTTAAAGTGAAGTTTGATTACCATGCTTACTAGGATGAGACTTTTCTCCAAAAATATACCTAAAACCTAAATATATTATCCTTATCAGTATTGTGGTCTGGCTATGAAATGGACTTTATAAGGTAGGAAAGTACTTGTATAAACAAGTAGGACATTTGCATACAAAAGGGCAGCTAAGTTGGTGGTGCCCTATGATTTTGGAGATTAAACTAATTGGACAATTTTAGTTAACAACTAACAACAGCTATGCCTCGGATAGAGACTCTCAATTCTCATACGTCGCCATGAGATACTACTCCGTACCTTCGAATTATATCATCGAGAAAATACaatgtttttaagaaaaagtgGATATTTATTAGAAAATACTACTCCGTTtcctaatataaaaataattcaaaataaatcgGACAACCCAAACAGCAAATGGTGTAAAATGAGAATGTCAAATGGGATAATAAGTCATTCtctatgtattattttgttatttttagatTGGTGCACACTAAAATAGTGTGGATGAAGTCCATATAAGACTTTTGAAACTATcgatataaaaacaaattagtGTTCAATAAAAATGGTAGCTATTATAGATCTTGGTTTGCTCTCTAAAATAATTTGATGTgtttgaaaaatgaataataaccGATCacaattgattattgattataaaGTTGATTTGAACTGTTGATTACTTCTTATTAGTGGTGAATAGCTTATCTTATTCGatacaaataaattataataaaatattatttttaaatggaCTTTTGAGGAAATAATATTGCCATTGCAcacaaataaaaactaatatgaGTATTTCTCATTCATATAATAAAACAAAGAGGAAAGAAGAACAGCTTGCATTGCAATATTGCATGAATAAATTGCACAACCATAATCTTTATTTTATATTGAAGACGTGGAGTATAACTAAATTACGCAATTACATCTTAATTTAAGTTGTTAAGTTTCagctattgttttaaattcatGAGTAATGTCGTATATGAAAATGACTTTTAAGTATTAAAGAAAGTCATTCGAATTTAGTAATCTCTTTTTCAATGTTCTTTTCACAAGCTAAAATGAGATTACTCAACTCCACTAATGAAAGCTTTGTatcaacaaaaatattgtattagaAAACGTCAAAAGTAATTCTAATTTTCAATCATTATAATgtaaacttaaaattttcacacatgttttacttttttttactattaataTGTTCAGATAAgagttaataatttataataaattaaaatacacgcaaataaattgaaatgaatTACAGATTGAAATAATCccaataatcaaaaaattaaaatcaacctAATATAGTAAAAAACTATTTAATAAATGATTTAGACATAAGTATCCTTCTATATATaggaataaaaataaatttagttagACAAGTACTTTGTAAAAAAGATTTCTATATTTATGCTAGCTACACATAACACATTCATGATTCataaatttcaataattttttaaagtaccAAACTCAAGGGGTCCATATTTATCTTCACATTAAGTTCCCAACGGTTAGTCATATCTTAATATAAACACCCACTTAAGAGTTAAGACCATCACTAGGTAGAGAATTTGGGAGTTTTGTTTGTTGGAGGGTTAGTATAAACTCCCAAAACACCAACTTTGATACtctcaaaaattatattttttagaatCGAATCTGATatcaattaaaacaataattacaattttctaagtaaaattACGACTTCAATTCTGACCTTTAGATTACTATACTCATTACTCCCATACGTCAGTCTAtcgcataataaaaaataaaaaataaaaaatagaaaattttctCTTCCCCCCTAAGTCCTAACCAAATCTCACTCATTGTCATATTACAAATATTATTCATCCTCCATCACAAATCTATCCCAAATCTCTTCTCCTTCCTCCATTTCCATTCCTTCAATGGAAGAAACATCATTTGTAATCCCCATATCTCTCATCTTTGTTCTCCTACACACCCTTCCAATACTCACTCTTTCTCCTCCCACTTCCCCATCAAAATCCCCTCTCCCTTCCCCTTCAACACCATCTTCTTCAACCCTTGATCCTAAACAACTAAGAGCCTTACAATCTCTCAATATACCCACCTCAAAAGATCCATGTACAACCCCTAAAACCTTACAAAATGTCATCCATTGTGACAATTCCAAGCCATTTCATCACCTAACTTCACTTCACCTTATCAATTGTTCTGATGATGTTTCCCTTTCAATAACTGCCCTTAAATCTTTATCCACTCTTCAAGATCTTCAATTCATAAACTGCCCAATTGCCCCTGTTTCTTTCCCATCTGAATTAGCCTCAAATCTTAAATCCTTCACTTGTTTCAACAGTTTAAGAAAATTAACTGGAGTTTTTCTTAGTCATTTAGTAAATGTTACAGATCTTAATGTCACTGGTGTTCCTATTAAAGCTAGTGGCCCTGTAATTATTCTTGCCCACTTGAAAAAAGTGAACAAAGTTACCATTTCTAATGCTAATCTTACTGGAAATCTACCAGGAAAATCATGGAATTCCAACATTTCCCACATTGATTTATCAAAAAATCATCTCAAAGGAAAAATACCCAATTCAATTACTGAATTAGAAAACCTATATTCACTTGATTTATCCTCAAATCAGCTTACTGGAGAATTACCCACTTCGATTGGTGACCTAATTGAGCTAAGAAATTTATCAGTTTCATCAAATTCATTATCTGGGTCAATTCCTGAATCTATTGTTTCAATGCCGTCTTTGGTATATCTTGATTTGAGTTCAAATCAATTTAATGGAAGTATCCCCAAATTTTTAGCAGATATGAAGAGTTTGAAGTATTTGAATCTTGAACGAAACAATTTCCAAGGAATTTTAccctttaattcttcatttattaagAGATTAGAGGTTTTTAAAATTGGGGAAAATGCCAATTTGTGTTATAATCATACTACATTATCTTCAAAAATGAAGCTGGGTATTTCTCCTTGTGATAAGAATGGTTTACCGATATCTCCTCCGACGAAATCGCCGTCTTCCGACGATGATTATAGCGGCGACGACAGCGACGATGATAGTAGCTCGGAGGATTCAACTAGCAAGAAAAGTGGTGGACATCATGGTCCAAATAAGGTTGTTCTTGGTGTTGCTATTGCTCTTTCTTCTATTGTTTTCttgattattttcttaattttattatcaagGAGATGTGCATGATTAATTAGAGTTTATgattattaattctttttagattttttattattagattaGAATGAAAACttgttaatttgaaaaaaaaaatgaagattcAAAATTTGATAGGCAAACAAGATTACATTATATTACTTCAGTGTTATTGAGTGGCTCCCACGAAATTTGGAAGGGAAGACGgtagtttttaattaatttttcattattattattttttttcacatttgtgtgattatttgtttaattttataatattatcatGAAGAGCCAGCAAAGAATTGGTAATGATAATGGGTGTATAATTATTAGTACATGTTATACAAAGGAGacaaaaaagaggaaaaaaaaggaaattaatgGTTGTTTCTTAGTTGGGTTTGTCCAAAATTAAAgggttattattatattagtagtaataattatatatatatattggttaATGTTGATTGTGAAACAAGCTGAGCAAATTTCGTCTTGCGTAAATTCTGTTTAGATTACTTTGCTCTTCGGCAATTTTTTTCTTGCATATtactactttattttttaagagttcatttccttttattaaatttttttaatataaaaataataaaagaaacaaataaaaaaagggTGTAGTACATGATTTTAAATGTTGAATAAAGTATGTAATGTACGTACGCAAGTGTTAGTGTTAATTGGGGAATGTGATATTCTTAAAGTCCAAAAATTCAGATCTATTTGGAGGATCTTTCTGCAGAAGGTCCATGCACTAAAAgctaaaaagttttaaattaataataaataatgattaattatcttaaaaataTTACTCCTTTCGTTCCTAGAATAAAACTAGctctatttttaaaaagtttttattttgtcatttttgatgtttcatttattgttctatagagaatctttttatttatattataaattttagacaaaaataactttattcatactcaatttaatatttttataatgcttatgtATCCTACATATCCTCCACTAACTTTgatttaacattttaatatttcttatgGTCCTCATAtcttttccactaactttataaaactaattttttattagttgtgtccccatattttttttccactaattttcttttaatattttttaatgcttatggtccctACTTTTCtccaatcaaatttattattcaattaaataatatattcactatctaaaatattctattttttctttttagaacTTCATTAGGGAAACTGAGAGAGTAAATTACTATTTACATTATATTCCCTCATGGTTTACCTTCCTAGTGTTTCATGggtttaaaacaaattttaaaagattttacATGGAATATTGGAATATTTAAATTTTGCAAATTTTATGAAACAAAAATATGTTCAAAGCATGCCCGCTACTTGTGCCATTATTCTTTTACTAAAAATATTACAAgtgaataaaaaatttatatatttgaatcGACTGGAGCGAACAGTAAAGAGCGTAAGAGAGTAATATGAGAAGTTGATTAAATATAATTAGATTGATTGTGTTCATATTTGAACTCATAAATGATTATTGACTAATTTGACTAGCTGAAAAACTTTAAACTCTTAATTTAGTTGATATGAATATGTTCGGTaagaattattatagaaaaatggATGAATATAGTACTATATCAAGATAACTAAAGTGTATAATATGAACGAATAAGTGCTTCATATCCGATCGgtgtttaaatctttttcgtTTAATTTTGACGTTTACGCATGTAATGACATGCATAATTAACCATGTTTAAACTGTGTTTATCTGTCACAGTTATTTAGTCCTATTTATTGTGACACAAagactaaaaattaaatataataagttaaaatagtagaatattcaaaaataaaagagaatttaaAGAGTAAAAATGGTGTgattatataaaaacaaaaatgaaacaaatttaataagacgaattaaaatgaaaaatggaaCAAATTTAAGTGGAACTTAGATTATAATATAGTAGCCTCTCAGCTAATAATGAACCACTCAAATGGATGAAATGTAACAGAAAATACTCAATTTTCAACATAACAGATGCAGATTCATGTGATATTACAACTCAGCCAGCAAGACCAGGTTATCAGTCATTAGcttcaaaatcaaataattgtAACAGTAGATAGACAAATTATACCTTTTCTCATACCATTTATGTGCCTAATAATTCCATACAAGACAATGCTAGGAATGCACAGACAAATTGTGGCTGTCCCACGTTTTATATCTTGTAAATATGGCTATTCAAAATTGCAGGCCAAAATTAGTATACTATGATGACATACAAGCTCCAAATCTCAGGGAAGTACTtatataacaatatcaataccTCCCACTATGGCGAGGTTTGGAGGACtagatgtacgcaaccttatccTTGTTAATGATTAAAAAGGAGATTGTTAACGATATCAGTTGATCGAGTTCTACATGACTCGATGTTTTGTCAAAGAAATAGATCCATTTTTAAACGACACTCTCCTTTAGCCTTTACAAGAACACCGTGCATCCTTGAAATGATGGAAACGATGAGAATCTCTCAAGACAATTTCCCTTCTACAAACTTTTGATATGAACTTGGCTGTTTCATGGCATTCGTAGCATATTTTCGAGTTCTTAGTGACACTTATTGTTTTCCCGGGTGCCATATTTAAGACTCCGAAAGCCACAGCTGATATCTCACTATGACCACAAAGAGCTACTTCCTTCTTCGTTTCCTCCTCATCAATGAACGTACGCTTTCCTTTTAGGGAATACTTTTCATTCTTCCTTCTAGTTCTTAGCTTCTTTAAGAATGTATCTATCTTTTTGAAATCTGGGTGTGCAGATACATTGCCTGCAATAAAGATTTGAACCTTCTCGTTAGCTTCGATCCAGCTGCAAATTAGATTCTTTTTCGGTCCAAGATGCTTGATTTTGTTTCTCAGCCATTTAAACTTCTCCCATGTTTTGTCCTCTTCATATATGTTTGCAAGAAGAGTAGAGTATGTTGTGTTATTAGGTTCAAGCTCAAACGCACGCTTAACCACCTTTTCAGCTAGTTTAACATCGTGGTGTACTCTGCACCCTTGAAGTAAAGCGCCCCAGAGAGACTCATCAGGCTCCAAAGGCACACGTTCGATGAATTTATACGCTTCTTCCAACCTCCCGGCATTAGCAAGGAGGTTAACCATGCATAAGTAGTGCTCCAACTTCAGCTCAATGTTAAATTCCTTTTCCATCATTAGATAAAATCTCCTTCCTTCACTAAGCAATCCCGAGTGAACGCAACCATATAATATAGATGTGAAGGATTTCTCATCTGGTTGAATCCCTTCGTTTCTCATATCAGCGAAAGCTATATTAGCCTCATTTCCAAGTCCATGAATACAATATCCGGCAATCATTATCGTCCATGTAACTAAATCCTTGCTAGGAATCATATCAAATACTAATCGAGCAGAAGCTAGTTGCCCACACTTCACATACATGTCAACAAGTGCATTAGCAACATACTGGTCGAAATAATGCCCGTTTCTTAGTATGTAGGCATGAATCTGTTTTCCCGTTTCCAAGGCGGATAGGCTAGTACAAGCGGGTAATATGCAAGACATGGATACAGCATCCGGTTTCAATTCATGTAGCATTTCATGAAATAAGTTCAGTGCTTCATTTGGAAGCCCGTTCTTTGAGTAACCACCTAGCATAATATTCCAGGATATTGTGTCCACCACCACCAACTGACTGAATATTAACTCTGCATCCTTCATGCTTCCACATTTGATGTACATGTCCATGAGGGCATTACAGACCGACATATCGGAATCCATATTATGCTTTTTGACATACTCATGCGCCTCCTTCCCGTCTTCCAACAATCCGCTCGATGCGCAAGCATTTAACACAGCAGTCATAGCAAATGTATCAGGTTTAATACCCTTGTTTCTCTTTTCGTGAAACAATTTCACGGCAGCATCAGACAGACCTTCACGCGTATATGTACCTATCATAGAAGTCCATGACACGATATTACGTTCACCCATATTTTCAAAGACTTCAATTGCACCATTCAAGTCACCACATTTCGAATACATATCAAGTAAAGTATTGTTACAAGTCAAATCCTGATGAAAACCAGTTTTTACCATATAACCATGAACCATAGCTCCTAACTCAACTGCAGCAACATCTGCAATGGCCGAAAGAACACAAATCAAAGTTGTTGAATTCGGaaatatgccacagcaaatcatttgtttaaaaatatcGATTGCTTTTCTTGCAAATCCATTTGACGCATACCCACTTATCATTGAATTCCAGGATACAACATCTCGGTCAAGCAATTCATCAAACAGCTTCTGTGCTTTTTCAAGTTTCCCAAACAtgaaataaaaactaataaggGAGTTTACTACCACAGTATTAGCACCTAAATTTAACTTCAATAAACACCCATGAGCCTTTTCACCTTCCTGCATTAACTCGAATCctgaaaaacacttcaaaacacTGGAAAATGTATATGCATCAGGTTCAACCCCAAAATCCCTCATTTTGTTATACAAATATATACCTTCCTTAAAATTACCAACTTTTGTGTACTCTTTGATCAataaattccataaataaacCTTCTCATTTGCAATTATATCAAAGATTTTTCTACCTTCTACTAAATCCCCACAATTGACATACATAAATACTAATTTTGCACCCAATACACTGCACACGTGTAAACTGTTCGACAAAATCGCTGAATGAACTCGACGACCTTCTTGCAAGGACTTATACTTTGCACAGAGTTGAAGCACTAAACAATAAGTACCCAACTCCAATTCCGATTTTGGAGAGGAACATAGCAAACCAACAGCTCCTGATAGTCTATTACCTTCACATAAATGTCGAATTTGCTGATTGTAATCAATAGTTTCTCCAGAAATGGGTTTATTTAAAACTGTTGACATTCTAACAGCAGTTTTTGCTGACATGAAATTTGAAATTGGATCGATATTTGAAGTGGGTTTGAGGAATTTGAAAGAATTGTAATGATTGATCATATTTGGAAGAGAAGGACGGACGGAGAATGTGTTAGAGTTGATGCTTGTTCCTACCCTGATTGCCATAGCGGATAAACAGCGCGGGAAAAGGAAGAATGCAGCCTTCAGTAATTTGTAGAGTTATACGAATACGGAAtacaattagaaaaattattgaaaataatctGTTTTTGACGTTGTGTTATGAATAATTTCTAgttttcattattcataataattcgAACTTTTTACTTATGTTGTTCAGAGCactttcaaataaaaataacgGGTTACAATAGGTTACATAGTCGTTTACAATTTATTCTCTTCCTTCTTATTGCTACCATTATCTTCTTCCTTTTTACTTCATATCCTCATTTTTAACCCAActttaggagagagaaattttatttcattttttaattttgtttttttcttttttttttttcaaaaatgaattctcattcttctttaatataCACTAAAGGTTCAAATAAGatattataaactaatttgaacCTTTCTTATATGTGAAAGAACAATGAGAAttcatttttgtaaaaaaaggaaaaaaaaacaaaaggatgAAATAAATTTTCACTTTCTTAAAGTTAGGGTTAAAATGGGGATATGGAGTAAAAAGGTAGAAAATGATGACAACAATAAAAAAGAAGAGAACATGTGGCAAACGGTTATATCACCTGATGTAGccggttatattttttttggggtACTGTGGGCAACATAAGTGAAaagttagaattatttaaataatgaaAAGTCGAAGTTATTCACAGCAAAACGTTAAAAATTGTGAttaatcacaataattttttttttactactcCATTCCCCCCTCCCAAATCCATTCCCCACTCCCTCTTCTCTTCCCGATTAGGTCAACGTAGCAAAAAGAAAAgggagttactaaatttcgccaccccttttcattttatcaccacccctccaaatgaaattacgaatttgcccctaatttttaaaaaattacaattttgccactccctacaaatttcttatttataacaataataatagtaataataataataataataataatgataataacaacaataataataataataaacttttttatattcttcaaaaagaatataaataaaattaataataataacagtagtaataataataataataataataataacaacaatactaataaaattaaaaataataattaatattcaaaaagaaaaaaaaatgaatcgcccagaaccgggcgattggaccccggttcaatcgccaaaaaagtGGTGATTGAACCAGGGTCCAATCGCACGGTTCAAggcgattcattttttttttggaaaatttataataataataataataataataataataataataataataatatcaataacaacaataataataatagtaattaactttttatattcttcaaaaagaatataaataaaattaataataataacaataataataataataataataataataataataataataataataataataaaataataataataataataataaaaacaataataaaataaaaataaataataataataataataataataataataataataataataataataataatattattattattattattattattattattattattattattattattattattataaattttccaaaaagaaaaaaaaaatgaatctcCCAGAATCgtgcgattggaccccggttcaatcgccacttttttggcgattgaaccggggtccaatcgcctgGTTCGGggcgattcttttttttttctttttgaataattattattatttttaattttattattgttgttattattattattgttactgttattattattaattttatttatattctttttgaagaaattaaaaagttaattattattattattgttgttattgatattattattattattattgttgttattgatattattattattattattattattattataaacaagaaatttgtagggagtggcaaagttgtaacttttaaaaaatcaggggtaaatttgtaattttatttggaagggggtggcgataaaataaaaaagggggCGAAGTTTAAAGGTTGGGaaagaaaatttgtaattttttttcaactCCATTCCCCAGTCCCCACTCCCTCCTCTCTTCCCGGTCAGGTCAACGTagcaaaaagaaaatttgtgattttgtttaaaattaaatattaatagtaaataaagatagaaa of the Amaranthus tricolor cultivar Red isolate AtriRed21 chromosome 6, ASM2621246v1, whole genome shotgun sequence genome contains:
- the LOC130814741 gene encoding receptor-like protein 51, encoding MEETSFVIPISLIFVLLHTLPILTLSPPTSPSKSPLPSPSTPSSSTLDPKQLRALQSLNIPTSKDPCTTPKTLQNVIHCDNSKPFHHLTSLHLINCSDDVSLSITALKSLSTLQDLQFINCPIAPVSFPSELASNLKSFTCFNSLRKLTGVFLSHLVNVTDLNVTGVPIKASGPVIILAHLKKVNKVTISNANLTGNLPGKSWNSNISHIDLSKNHLKGKIPNSITELENLYSLDLSSNQLTGELPTSIGDLIELRNLSVSSNSLSGSIPESIVSMPSLVYLDLSSNQFNGSIPKFLADMKSLKYLNLERNNFQGILPFNSSFIKRLEVFKIGENANLCYNHTTLSSKMKLGISPCDKNGLPISPPTKSPSSDDDYSGDDSDDDSSSEDSTSKKSGGHHGPNKVVLGVAIALSSIVFLIIFLILLSRRCA
- the LOC130814742 gene encoding pentatricopeptide repeat-containing protein DOT4, chloroplastic: MAIRVGTSINSNTFSVRPSLPNMINHYNSFKFLKPTSNIDPISNFMSAKTAVRMSTVLNKPISGETIDYNQQIRHLCEGNRLSGAVGLLCSSPKSELELGTYCLVLQLCAKYKSLQEGRRVHSAILSNSLHVCSVLGAKLVFMYVNCGDLVEGRKIFDIIANEKVYLWNLLIKEYTKVGNFKEGIYLYNKMRDFGVEPDAYTFSSVLKCFSGFELMQEGEKAHGCLLKLNLGANTVVVNSLISFYFMFGKLEKAQKLFDELLDRDVVSWNSMISGYASNGFARKAIDIFKQMICCGIFPNSTTLICVLSAIADVAAVELGAMVHGYMVKTGFHQDLTCNNTLLDMYSKCGDLNGAIEVFENMGERNIVSWTSMIGTYTREGLSDAAVKLFHEKRNKGIKPDTFAMTAVLNACASSGLLEDGKEAHEYVKKHNMDSDMSVCNALMDMYIKCGSMKDAELIFSQLVVVDTISWNIMLGGYSKNGLPNEALNLFHEMLHELKPDAVSMSCILPACTSLSALETGKQIHAYILRNGHYFDQYVANALVDMYVKCGQLASARLVFDMIPSKDLVTWTIMIAGYCIHGLGNEANIAFADMRNEGIQPDEKSFTSILYGCVHSGLLSEGRRFYLMMEKEFNIELKLEHYLCMVNLLANAGRLEEAYKFIERVPLEPDESLWGALLQGCRVHHDVKLAEKVVKRAFELEPNNTTYSTLLANIYEEDKTWEKFKWLRNKIKHLGPKKNLICSWIEANEKVQIFIAGNVSAHPDFKKIDTFLKKLRTRRKNEKYSLKGKRTFIDEEETKKEVALCGHSEISAVAFGVLNMAPGKTISVTKNSKICYECHETAKFISKVCRREIVLRDSHRFHHFKDARCSCKG